One stretch of Manis pentadactyla isolate mManPen7 chromosome 10, mManPen7.hap1, whole genome shotgun sequence DNA includes these proteins:
- the RPUSD1 gene encoding RNA pseudouridylate synthase domain-containing protein 1 isoform X2: protein MEPGSMENLPVMYRSRDFLVVNKHWDVRIDSKAWRDTPTLQAQLRHHFPELADPDTYYGFRFCHQLDFSTSGALCVALNKAAAGSAYKCFKERLVTKAYLALVRGHIQESRTTISYAIGKSGTEGRAHTMCIAGTQGRTHQLRVHCSALGHPVVGDLTYGQALGREDQPFRMMLHAFYLRIPTPTERVEACTPDPFVPALDACWSPQTLVQPLDQLVQALRAAPDPTEGGPRPGSPSTPLPGPGQTPSPPAKPPETEAQRASCLQWLSEWTLGPES from the exons ATGGAGCCGGGCAGCATGGAGAACCTGCCCGTCATGTACCGGAGCCGCGACTTCCTGGTGGTGAACAAGCACTGGGACGTGCGAATCGACAGCAAGGCGTGGCGTGACACGCCGACCCTCCAGGCGCAGCTGCGGCACCATTTCCCGGAGCTGGCCGACCCCGACACCTACTATGGGTTCAG GTTCTGCCATCAGCTGGACTTCTCCACAAGCGGGGCGCTCTGCGTGGCCCTGAACAAGGCAGCTGCAGGCAGCGCCTACAAGTGCTTCAAGGAGCGACTTGTCACCAAGGCCTACCTGGCTCTG GTGCGGGGGCACATCCAGGAAAGCCGGACTACCATCAGTTACGCCATTGGCAAGAGCGGCACGGAGGGGCGGGCCCACACCATGTGCATCGCGGGCACACAGG GCCGGACGCACCAGCTGCGAGTACACTGCAGCGCCCTTGGCCACCCAGTCGTGGGGGACCTGACCTATGGGCAGGCCTTGGGCCGAGAGGATCAGCCCTTCCGCATGATGCTGCACGCCTTCTACCTGAGAATCCCCACGCCCACCGAGCGTGTGGAGGCCTGCACGCCCGACCCCTTTGTGCCTGCCCTCGATGCCTGCTGGAGCCCCCAGAccttggtgcagccactggaccAACTTGTCCAGGCCTTGAGGGCTGCCCCTGACCCTACAGAAGGGGGTCCCAGGCCCGGCAGCCCCTCCACACCCCTGCCTGGACCCGGCCAAACCCCATCACCTCCTGCCAAGCCCCCCGAGACAGAGGCACAGCGGGCCTCATGCCTTCAGTGGCTGTCAGAGTGGACACTGGGACCAGAAAGCTGA
- the RPUSD1 gene encoding RNA pseudouridylate synthase domain-containing protein 1 isoform X1: MEPGSMENLPVMYRSRDFLVVNKHWDVRIDSKAWRDTPTLQAQLRHHFPELADPDTYYGFRFCHQLDFSTSGALCVALNKAAAGSAYKCFKERLVTKAYLALVRGHIQESRTTISYAIGKSGTEGRAHTMCIAGTQGCENPKPSLTKLVVLEHGLYSGDPVSKVLLQPLTGRTHQLRVHCSALGHPVVGDLTYGQALGREDQPFRMMLHAFYLRIPTPTERVEACTPDPFVPALDACWSPQTLVQPLDQLVQALRAAPDPTEGGPRPGSPSTPLPGPGQTPSPPAKPPETEAQRASCLQWLSEWTLGPES, from the exons ATGGAGCCGGGCAGCATGGAGAACCTGCCCGTCATGTACCGGAGCCGCGACTTCCTGGTGGTGAACAAGCACTGGGACGTGCGAATCGACAGCAAGGCGTGGCGTGACACGCCGACCCTCCAGGCGCAGCTGCGGCACCATTTCCCGGAGCTGGCCGACCCCGACACCTACTATGGGTTCAG GTTCTGCCATCAGCTGGACTTCTCCACAAGCGGGGCGCTCTGCGTGGCCCTGAACAAGGCAGCTGCAGGCAGCGCCTACAAGTGCTTCAAGGAGCGACTTGTCACCAAGGCCTACCTGGCTCTG GTGCGGGGGCACATCCAGGAAAGCCGGACTACCATCAGTTACGCCATTGGCAAGAGCGGCACGGAGGGGCGGGCCCACACCATGTGCATCGCGGGCACACAGG GCTGTGAGAACCCCAAACCAAGCCTCACGAAGCTGGTGGTCTTGGAACACGGGCTGTACTCAGGGGACCCGGTGTCCAAAGTACTGCTGCAGCCCCTCACAG GCCGGACGCACCAGCTGCGAGTACACTGCAGCGCCCTTGGCCACCCAGTCGTGGGGGACCTGACCTATGGGCAGGCCTTGGGCCGAGAGGATCAGCCCTTCCGCATGATGCTGCACGCCTTCTACCTGAGAATCCCCACGCCCACCGAGCGTGTGGAGGCCTGCACGCCCGACCCCTTTGTGCCTGCCCTCGATGCCTGCTGGAGCCCCCAGAccttggtgcagccactggaccAACTTGTCCAGGCCTTGAGGGCTGCCCCTGACCCTACAGAAGGGGGTCCCAGGCCCGGCAGCCCCTCCACACCCCTGCCTGGACCCGGCCAAACCCCATCACCTCCTGCCAAGCCCCCCGAGACAGAGGCACAGCGGGCCTCATGCCTTCAGTGGCTGTCAGAGTGGACACTGGGACCAGAAAGCTGA